A genomic stretch from Planctomycetaceae bacterium includes:
- a CDS encoding Rne/Rng family ribonuclease translates to MSKQMLINTVEGQECRIAIVSDGRLEELYVERASNVSHVGNVYKGRVMNVEPSIQAAFVDFGLAKNGFLHISDLHPQYFPEGQSADTEAVGRKRAHRHRPPIQECLRRGQEVVVQLTKEGIGTKGPTLTTYLSIPGRLLVMMPGMSRMGVSRKIEDEEMRAKARAALADLEMPEDIGIIVRTAGIDQPKKELKRDLAFLTRLWKAIEKRIATDKAPCSLYEESDLVSRTLRDIYNIDIDRIICDSETVAAQVKTFLDMVMPRTKHVIEVYRGSGGLFHDTGLDDEIEKIHARRVEMAIGGSLVIDQAEALVAIDVNSGRFRKTSDPESTAFKINIEAAAEAARQIRLRDLGGVIVIDFIDMRAEKNKRAVEKVLKDGLKTDRAKSKILRISAFGIVEMTRQRVRHSLTHNIYRTCPLCNGDGLIKSNESLALEVLRHLQRACANSEVFQLTVAVSPSVAEHLANACRRQLYALETRFDKKITIVAKPDMAGSQVAITAANGRGSEVAWDIRPSGGWKTLHTEALAGAAAAGELEPYEEEPEEEETTPAMEISSVEEIGPGASEFPEEPAPPEPAEGEPAAQPAAAKKSRRGRRGRRHKGPRADQAQAPEQTKEQAPAEPPAAAEEHVPVAAETEQTPDGAATATHKKSRHRRRRRSKSAPAAGVPEAPDSAAPEQSAATAKAEKPPAREEAPEDPKQQEYNAKLAAALLAERKPLSQEDQDAKARFSPAELLAGEHHKGQTPKADTED, encoded by the coding sequence ATGTCGAAGCAGATGTTGATCAACACCGTCGAAGGCCAGGAATGCCGCATCGCCATTGTCAGCGATGGGCGACTGGAGGAACTTTACGTCGAGCGGGCCTCAAACGTCTCGCACGTGGGCAATGTGTACAAGGGGCGCGTGATGAACGTCGAGCCGTCGATCCAGGCGGCGTTCGTCGATTTCGGACTGGCCAAGAACGGATTCCTGCACATCTCGGACCTGCACCCGCAGTATTTCCCCGAAGGGCAGTCGGCCGACACCGAGGCCGTCGGGCGCAAGCGGGCCCACCGCCACCGCCCGCCGATCCAGGAATGCCTGCGCCGCGGGCAGGAAGTGGTCGTGCAACTCACCAAGGAAGGCATCGGCACCAAGGGCCCGACGCTGACGACGTACCTGTCGATCCCCGGGCGGCTGCTGGTGATGATGCCCGGAATGAGCCGCATGGGCGTCTCGCGCAAGATCGAAGACGAGGAGATGCGCGCCAAGGCCCGCGCCGCCCTGGCCGACCTGGAAATGCCCGAGGACATCGGCATCATCGTCCGCACGGCAGGCATCGACCAGCCCAAGAAAGAACTCAAGCGCGACCTGGCGTTCCTGACGCGCCTGTGGAAGGCCATCGAAAAGCGTATCGCCACGGACAAGGCGCCCTGCTCGCTGTACGAGGAGTCGGACCTGGTCTCGCGGACGCTGCGAGACATCTACAATATCGACATCGACCGCATCATCTGCGACAGCGAGACCGTCGCCGCCCAGGTCAAGACGTTCCTGGACATGGTCATGCCTCGCACCAAGCACGTCATCGAGGTCTACCGCGGCAGCGGCGGGCTCTTTCATGACACCGGCCTGGACGACGAGATCGAAAAGATCCACGCCCGCCGCGTCGAGATGGCCATCGGCGGATCGCTCGTGATAGACCAGGCCGAGGCGCTGGTGGCTATCGACGTCAACTCCGGACGGTTCCGCAAGACCTCCGACCCCGAGTCGACGGCGTTCAAGATCAACATCGAGGCCGCCGCCGAAGCCGCCCGCCAGATCCGCCTGCGGGACCTCGGCGGCGTGATCGTGATCGACTTCATCGACATGCGGGCCGAGAAGAACAAGCGCGCCGTCGAGAAGGTCCTCAAGGACGGGCTCAAGACCGACCGCGCCAAGAGCAAAATCCTGCGCATCAGCGCCTTCGGGATCGTCGAGATGACCCGCCAGCGCGTCCGGCACTCGCTGACGCACAATATCTATCGAACCTGCCCGCTCTGCAATGGCGACGGGCTTATCAAGAGCAACGAATCGCTGGCCCTGGAGGTGCTGCGACACCTCCAGCGTGCCTGCGCCAACTCCGAAGTCTTCCAACTCACCGTCGCCGTCTCGCCGTCAGTCGCCGAGCACCTCGCCAACGCCTGCCGGCGCCAGCTCTATGCCCTCGAGACCCGCTTCGACAAGAAGATTACCATTGTGGCCAAGCCCGACATGGCCGGAAGCCAGGTCGCCATCACCGCCGCCAACGGACGCGGCAGCGAGGTCGCCTGGGATATCCGCCCCAGCGGCGGATGGAAGACCCTCCATACCGAAGCCCTGGCCGGAGCGGCCGCCGCCGGTGAACTCGAACCTTACGAGGAAGAACCCGAGGAAGAAGAAACGACGCCGGCAATGGAAATCTCCAGCGTCGAAGAGATCGGTCCCGGCGCCAGTGAGTTTCCGGAAGAACCCGCGCCGCCCGAGCCCGCAGAAGGCGAGCCCGCCGCCCAGCCCGCAGCCGCCAAGAAGTCCCGCCGCGGCCGACGTGGCCGGCGACACAAGGGCCCCCGCGCGGACCAGGCACAGGCGCCCGAACAGACGAAAGAGCAAGCTCCCGCCGAGCCCCCCGCCGCTGCTGAGGAACACGTCCCCGTCGCGGCAGAAACCGAGCAGACGCCGGATGGCGCCGCTACCGCGACGCACAAGAAGTCCCGCCATCGCCGACGACGTCGCTCAAAGAGCGCCCCTGCGGCAGGGGTCCCCGAAGCCCCGGACAGCGCCGCCCCGGAACAATCCGCCGCCACCGCGAAAGCGGAAAAGCCCCCCGCGCGCGAAGAAGCGCCCGAGGACCCCAAGCAGCAGGAATACAACGCCAAGCTGGCCGCCGCACTGCTCGCCGAGCGGAAACCACTCTCGCAGGAAGACCAGGACGCCAAAGCCCGCTTCAGTCCGGCCGAGCTGCTCGCCGGCGAGCACCACAAAGGCCAGACTCCCAAAGCAGACACAGAAGATTGA
- a CDS encoding SRPBCC domain-containing protein: MSTIETATEQALEQGLMITRTYNAPAGLVFDAWTQPQRAMRWWGPRGFTTPICQIDLRPGGRYLNCMLSPEGVEYWSQGAFEEIVPNERLVYTDSFADEEGNAVSPEAYDMPGWPEQTRVAVTFAQQGNTTTLTLRHGPIEPGPLRDMCLKGWNESLDKLGEYLAEAQGDTSGQGAASAAVSNAGVKAVPEGHHTVTAYLAVRDGVRALEFYKVAFGATEIYRLMMPDGRLGHAEICIGDSVIMLSDEFPEYGGKSPQTLGGSPVSLHLYVEDVDALFSQALAAGAKEHKAVMDQFYGDRSGQLEDPFGHLWWIATHKEDVGPEELERRVKAMSA; this comes from the coding sequence ATGAGTACCATAGAGACAGCTACCGAACAGGCCCTGGAGCAGGGTTTGATGATTACGCGAACGTACAACGCTCCGGCCGGGCTGGTGTTCGACGCCTGGACGCAGCCGCAGCGCGCGATGCGATGGTGGGGGCCTCGCGGATTCACCACGCCCATCTGCCAGATCGACCTGCGCCCCGGCGGGCGTTATCTCAACTGCATGCTCTCGCCGGAAGGCGTGGAGTATTGGTCGCAAGGCGCGTTTGAAGAGATCGTCCCCAACGAGCGGCTCGTCTACACTGACAGCTTCGCCGACGAAGAAGGCAACGCCGTTTCGCCTGAGGCTTACGACATGCCCGGCTGGCCTGAACAGACTCGTGTGGCGGTCACGTTTGCCCAGCAAGGCAATACGACCACACTGACGTTGCGGCACGGTCCAATCGAACCTGGACCGCTGCGCGACATGTGCCTGAAGGGCTGGAACGAGTCCCTGGACAAGCTCGGCGAATACCTGGCCGAGGCGCAGGGGGACACGTCCGGTCAAGGGGCTGCCTCCGCCGCCGTCAGCAACGCGGGCGTCAAGGCTGTTCCCGAGGGGCATCATACTGTGACGGCGTATCTGGCTGTTCGCGACGGCGTGCGCGCCCTGGAGTTCTACAAAGTCGCCTTTGGGGCGACGGAAATCTATCGCTTGATGATGCCCGACGGACGGCTGGGGCACGCGGAGATTTGCATCGGCGACTCGGTGATCATGCTCAGCGACGAGTTCCCCGAGTACGGCGGCAAATCGCCTCAGACATTGGGCGGTTCGCCGGTGAGCTTGCACCTTTACGTCGAGGACGTCGACGCGTTGTTCAGCCAAGCGCTAGCTGCCGGCGCCAAGGAACACAAGGCGGTCATGGACCAGTTCTATGGTGACCGCAGCGGCCAGTTGGAAGATCCCTTCGGACATCTGTGGTGGATTGCCACCCACAAAGAAGACGTGGGCCCGGAGGAGTTGGAGCGTCGCGTCAAGGCGATGTCCGCATAG
- a CDS encoding YihY/virulence factor BrkB family protein, producing the protein MRVKIWPLIKESVSGFISVSAPRLAAATAFYAMLSLAPLLVAAVAAAAIFFGPAAARGELTSQMGRHIGPEAAKLVQDVLQNSQQDSSGPLAVALGAALLLVGASAVFRVMQEAMDVIWEVQAKPRKALLSFILQRLASFLMILVLGGLVVASMASTSLLQALRSLLPASTSPVAAVLWKVAGYAVQLALLTLLVALTFKVLPDARVTWRDASLGAFITGVLILVGNFGIAMYLSRASTTTAYGAAGSLAIMLLWIYYTMMIFYFGAQVTHIYARQAGRGIVPRKHAVKLEPPPSEQPAH; encoded by the coding sequence ATGCGAGTGAAAATCTGGCCGCTCATTAAGGAAAGCGTCAGCGGGTTCATCAGCGTTTCGGCGCCGCGTCTGGCGGCCGCTACCGCTTTCTACGCCATGCTCTCGCTGGCGCCGCTGCTGGTGGCGGCCGTTGCCGCCGCCGCCATCTTCTTCGGTCCGGCGGCGGCACGGGGCGAACTGACCAGCCAGATGGGCCGGCACATCGGTCCCGAGGCGGCAAAGCTTGTCCAGGACGTTCTGCAGAACTCCCAGCAGGATAGCAGCGGTCCGTTAGCGGTGGCCTTGGGCGCGGCGCTGCTGCTGGTCGGCGCCAGTGCCGTCTTTCGCGTCATGCAGGAGGCAATGGATGTGATCTGGGAGGTTCAGGCCAAGCCGCGCAAGGCGCTGCTGAGCTTCATCCTCCAGCGTTTGGCAAGCTTCCTGATGATCCTGGTCCTGGGGGGGCTGGTGGTGGCTTCGATGGCGTCAACATCGTTGCTCCAGGCGCTGCGGTCGCTGCTGCCGGCTTCGACGTCGCCGGTGGCGGCGGTTCTCTGGAAGGTCGCGGGCTACGCGGTGCAGTTGGCGCTGCTGACGCTGCTGGTAGCGCTGACATTCAAGGTGCTTCCCGATGCGAGGGTGACCTGGCGCGACGCGTCGCTGGGGGCTTTTATCACCGGCGTGTTAATCCTGGTGGGTAACTTCGGCATCGCGATGTATCTCAGCCGCGCCTCGACCACAACCGCCTATGGCGCCGCCGGATCGCTGGCGATTATGCTGCTGTGGATCTACTACACGATGATGATCTTCTATTTTGGCGCGCAAGTGACCCATATCTACGCCCGCCAAGCCGGGCGTGGCATTGTCCCGAGGAAGCACGCCGTGAAATTGGAGCCTCCGCCGTCTGAGCAGCCGGCTCATTAG
- a CDS encoding AAA family ATPase: MKVIAMINQKGGVGKTTSVVNLGAALATAARDVLLIDMDPQSHMTLHLSSEPPEGSSVYDLLTQQASIDAVTVKAADHLWMAPAVIDLAAAEMELTGVPGREQILRKALAAADERRWDFVLIDCPPSLGLLTLNALAAADEVIIPLQPHFLALQGLGKLLETISLVQHRINPRLRVGGVILCMYEHNTRLAGEVVADLEAFFAAAKGTNSPWSRARIFKSIIRRNIKLAESPSFGQTIFQYEPASHGAADYASLACEFIEWDKLRRQEDDAPPPDATAAAPANVAADLT; this comes from the coding sequence GTGAAAGTTATCGCCATGATCAACCAGAAGGGCGGCGTGGGAAAGACCACCTCCGTAGTCAATCTCGGAGCTGCCTTGGCCACCGCGGCACGCGACGTCCTGCTGATCGACATGGACCCCCAGTCCCACATGACCCTGCACCTGTCCTCCGAACCGCCGGAAGGGTCTTCTGTCTATGACCTGCTGACGCAGCAGGCCTCAATCGACGCCGTAACCGTCAAGGCCGCCGATCATCTCTGGATGGCCCCGGCCGTCATCGATCTGGCCGCGGCTGAAATGGAACTGACCGGAGTTCCGGGGCGCGAGCAGATTCTGCGAAAGGCGCTGGCGGCCGCGGACGAGCGGCGGTGGGACTTCGTGCTGATCGACTGCCCGCCGAGCCTGGGGCTGCTGACGCTCAACGCCCTGGCGGCGGCCGACGAGGTCATCATCCCGCTGCAGCCTCACTTTCTGGCTTTGCAGGGGCTGGGCAAGCTGCTCGAGACCATTTCGCTGGTCCAGCACCGGATCAACCCCAGGTTGCGCGTCGGCGGCGTCATCCTCTGCATGTACGAGCACAACACGCGGCTGGCCGGCGAGGTCGTGGCCGACCTCGAGGCGTTCTTCGCAGCCGCCAAGGGCACCAACAGCCCCTGGTCGCGCGCCCGCATCTTCAAGAGCATCATCCGCCGCAATATCAAGCTGGCCGAAAGCCCCTCCTTCGGCCAGACGATCTTCCAGTACGAGCCCGCCTCGCACGGGGCGGCCGACTACGCCTCCCTGGCCTGCGAGTTCATCGAGTGGGACAAGCTCCGCCGCCAGGAAGATGATGCCCCGCCCCCCGACGCCACCGCCGCGGCGCCGGCAAACGTGGCCGCCGATTTGACATGA
- a CDS encoding VanZ family protein: MTRRLWQKLLLVFCAGGWAAAFIVTHLPAQDIPSLQAGDKVLHVTGYFLIACAFGAVLIAHGVRPLRRAIIMIVTMGAYGIFDELTQPLFGRSADSIDWFADMGGTILAVLVLQTVTMFFRKKISQPSRIIC; this comes from the coding sequence ATGACGCGCCGCCTCTGGCAAAAACTCCTGTTGGTCTTCTGCGCCGGTGGATGGGCCGCTGCGTTCATCGTCACACACCTGCCTGCCCAGGACATTCCAAGTCTGCAGGCCGGCGACAAGGTGCTGCATGTTACCGGGTACTTCCTTATCGCCTGCGCCTTTGGAGCGGTTCTCATCGCCCACGGCGTGCGCCCCCTGCGGCGAGCGATCATCATGATCGTCACCATGGGTGCATACGGCATTTTTGACGAACTGACGCAGCCTCTGTTTGGCCGTAGCGCCGACAGTATCGACTGGTTCGCCGACATGGGCGGGACGATCCTGGCGGTACTGGTGCTGCAGACGGTCACGATGTTCTTCAGAAAGAAAATCTCGCAACCGTCCCGGATTATTTGTTAG
- the trpE gene encoding anthranilate synthase component I produces MKHYYPNFEQFRILCDKGNTIPVYRQLLADALTPVMAYHRLACPSGFAPAGHAFLLESVVGGERVARYSFVAADPEATFTAHRRSVRICSDDGNEEIDSDDPLAELARMLQPYQPVHLAGLPRFSGGVVGYAGYDMVRYYEDLGEGPADDRNLPDLAFGLYRTMVIFDHVSKTIKVVANAYVKDDPGEAYSLAIESIERTIVRLCEGPAQPVGEFSLEGLPQKPFKSNITKSEYMGVVNACKEYIRAGDIFQVVPSQRLTVETSADPFSIYRALRVVNPSPFMFLLKMPELTLVGSSPEILCRVEDGVVTNRPLAGTRPRGSTEEEDKALEAELLADPKERAEHIMLVDLARNDVGRVAVPNSIELADLMSVERYSHVMHIVSDVKGRLAPGKTAFDALRAALPVGTVSGAPKIRAMEIIDEFEPTRRGPYAGAVGYVDFSGNMDTCIALRTMVACNGKVYLQAGGGIVADSVPETEYQETINKAKALLRAIEIAEAGFGE; encoded by the coding sequence ATGAAGCACTATTATCCCAATTTCGAACAGTTCCGCATCCTCTGTGACAAGGGCAACACGATCCCCGTCTACCGCCAACTCCTGGCCGATGCCCTGACGCCGGTGATGGCCTATCACCGTTTGGCCTGCCCGAGCGGGTTCGCCCCGGCGGGGCACGCCTTCCTGCTCGAGAGCGTCGTCGGCGGCGAGCGCGTGGCGCGGTATTCGTTTGTGGCCGCCGACCCCGAGGCGACGTTCACTGCCCACCGCCGCAGCGTGCGCATCTGCAGTGACGACGGCAACGAAGAAATCGACAGCGACGACCCGCTGGCCGAACTGGCGAGAATGCTCCAGCCGTACCAGCCGGTACACCTGGCGGGCCTGCCGCGGTTCAGCGGCGGCGTTGTCGGCTATGCCGGGTACGACATGGTGCGATATTACGAAGACCTCGGTGAAGGTCCCGCTGATGATCGCAACCTGCCGGACCTGGCGTTCGGGCTGTACCGCACGATGGTGATTTTCGACCACGTGTCGAAGACCATCAAGGTCGTCGCCAACGCCTACGTCAAAGACGACCCCGGCGAAGCGTACAGCCTGGCGATCGAGTCCATCGAGCGCACGATCGTGCGCCTCTGCGAGGGCCCGGCTCAGCCGGTGGGGGAGTTCTCGCTCGAAGGACTGCCCCAGAAGCCTTTCAAGAGCAACATCACCAAGAGCGAGTACATGGGCGTTGTCAACGCGTGCAAGGAGTACATCCGCGCCGGCGACATCTTCCAGGTCGTGCCCTCGCAGCGGTTGACCGTCGAGACCTCGGCTGACCCGTTCAGCATCTACCGGGCCCTGCGCGTGGTGAACCCCTCGCCGTTCATGTTCCTGCTGAAGATGCCCGAGTTGACGCTGGTCGGCAGCAGCCCGGAGATTCTCTGCCGCGTCGAGGACGGCGTGGTGACCAATCGTCCGCTGGCCGGAACGCGCCCGCGCGGGTCCACCGAAGAGGAAGACAAGGCCCTCGAGGCCGAACTGCTGGCCGACCCCAAGGAACGCGCCGAACACATCATGCTGGTGGACCTGGCCCGCAACGACGTCGGCCGGGTTGCCGTGCCCAACAGCATTGAGCTGGCCGACCTGATGTCCGTCGAGCGCTACAGCCACGTCATGCACATCGTCTCGGACGTGAAAGGCCGCCTCGCGCCGGGCAAGACCGCCTTCGACGCCCTGCGGGCGGCCCTGCCGGTTGGCACCGTTTCGGGCGCGCCCAAGATCCGCGCGATGGAGATCATCGACGAGTTCGAGCCCACGCGACGCGGACCGTACGCCGGGGCCGTCGGCTATGTCGACTTCAGCGGCAACATGGATACCTGCATTGCCCTGCGCACGATGGTGGCGTGCAACGGCAAGGTCTACCTGCAGGCCGGCGGCGGAATCGTCGCTGACTCGGTGCCCGAAACCGAGTACCAGGAGACGATCAACAAGGCTAAAGCCCTGTTGCGCGCCATCGAGATCGCCGAGGCGGGGTTCGGGGAATAG
- a CDS encoding ROK family protein codes for MIQDTPTNMSTYCVGVDLGGTFIKFILLDSAMTAGKVMQLPTPPTGGGEAVAGRIVEGVRQLMDAQGLTSAEVVGVGIGSPGPLKISEGIVIATPNVAGMENVPLRDMVADATGLPAILENDANAAGYGEYICGAGRGSGDMVLLTLGTGVGGGVIIDGKVLHGSHEMGAELGHMIVQPGGEKCGCGQYGCLERYSAAAAIARYAAELIRGGRQSSMKKTLDANGALDSKDVHEALLAGDAVAAEVWDRGAYYLGLACVSLCRIFDPGEIVLSGGLAKAGEDFRAPVEAYMHKFHWPITEVKTRLTVATLGNDAGAIGAAGLAWQTLGNRAGA; via the coding sequence ATGATCCAGGACACCCCAACGAACATGAGCACCTATTGCGTCGGCGTCGATCTGGGCGGAACGTTCATCAAGTTCATCCTGCTCGATAGCGCCATGACCGCGGGCAAAGTCATGCAGCTTCCCACTCCGCCCACCGGTGGCGGCGAGGCCGTGGCCGGACGCATCGTCGAGGGCGTGCGTCAGCTCATGGACGCGCAGGGCCTCACCAGCGCCGAGGTGGTCGGTGTGGGCATCGGCTCGCCCGGACCGCTGAAGATTTCCGAAGGCATCGTCATCGCCACGCCCAACGTGGCAGGCATGGAGAACGTGCCGCTTCGCGACATGGTCGCCGACGCCACGGGCCTGCCGGCAATCCTGGAAAACGACGCCAACGCCGCCGGCTACGGCGAATATATCTGCGGCGCCGGACGCGGCAGCGGCGACATGGTGCTGCTGACGCTGGGCACCGGCGTCGGAGGCGGGGTCATCATCGACGGCAAGGTGCTCCACGGCAGCCACGAGATGGGCGCCGAACTGGGGCACATGATCGTGCAGCCCGGCGGCGAAAAGTGCGGTTGTGGACAATACGGTTGTCTGGAGCGATACAGTGCGGCGGCCGCCATCGCACGCTATGCCGCCGAGCTGATCCGCGGCGGGCGCCAGAGCTCGATGAAGAAAACCCTCGACGCCAATGGCGCTCTGGATTCGAAGGACGTTCACGAGGCGTTGCTGGCCGGCGACGCCGTGGCGGCGGAGGTCTGGGACCGCGGGGCGTACTATCTGGGCCTGGCGTGCGTGAGCCTGTGCCGCATCTTCGATCCCGGCGAGATCGTGCTTTCGGGCGGTTTGGCCAAGGCCGGCGAAGATTTCCGCGCGCCGGTCGAGGCCTACATGCACAAGTTCCACTGGCCCATTACCGAGGTGAAGACCCGGCTTACCGTCGCGACGCTCGGCAACGACGCCGGGGCGATCGGTGCGGCCGGGCTGGCGTGGCAGACGCTGGGAAACCGTGCGGGGGCATGA
- a CDS encoding discoidin domain-containing protein, translating into MYSPTLRLLLTAWLSAAALWVAGCDSEPETEAVAKFPAARISPRNTWTIKGDMGDIAAAIDGNGGTAAVSSALYANSMIVLDLGKTCMFNTVILEHGDEMGYCRRLSVATSIDGKTYTQRMMGPGNRKTTIVSMITPVLARYVQIKAVIPGNAAWSISEIDLQ; encoded by the coding sequence ATGTATTCACCGACATTGAGACTGCTGCTGACTGCATGGCTGAGCGCCGCGGCGCTGTGGGTTGCCGGGTGCGACAGTGAACCCGAAACCGAAGCGGTGGCGAAATTTCCGGCCGCACGCATCAGCCCCAGAAACACCTGGACCATCAAGGGCGACATGGGCGACATCGCCGCCGCCATCGACGGCAACGGAGGCACCGCAGCCGTCTCGAGCGCTTTGTACGCCAACAGCATGATCGTGCTGGACTTGGGCAAGACCTGCATGTTCAATACGGTCATCCTTGAACACGGCGACGAAATGGGCTATTGCCGCCGCCTGTCCGTCGCGACCAGCATCGACGGCAAGACCTACACCCAACGCATGATGGGCCCGGGCAATCGAAAGACCACCATCGTGTCCATGATCACCCCGGTGCTGGCACGGTACGTGCAGATCAAGGCCGTCATCCCGGGCAACGCTGCCTGGTCCATCAGTGAGATCGATCTTCAATGA
- a CDS encoding competence/damage-inducible protein A yields MKAVIISVGDELISGKTVDTNSAYLADQLTRCGIATIAHWTVGDCQSIIAKTIADAAAVAEIVLVSGGLGPTSDDVTRQALADVLGAGLQIDPPSLEVIEAFFRSRGLTMAATNRMQAMVPVGAQALPNSAGTAPSIAAAVGQAMVYVTPGVPHEMKRMFEQQIAPRLPRSGAIVQKVLHTFGLGESAVGEMLGELMTRDGPVLVGTTVAAGLVSIRITASAPDAEEGAACVEGLCVKIRRRLGEIVFAEDEDSMAALIGQLLKKAGKTLATAESCTGGMIGQMITAVPGSSSYYLGGMITYSNALKVSLLGVSEELLKSHGAVSEPVARAMAEGCRARTGADYALSVTGIAGPDGGTAEKPVGLVHIAMAHAGGTEHMRYAFPSSREIVRLRASLSAMNMLRLHLERK; encoded by the coding sequence ATGAAGGCCGTCATTATCTCCGTCGGCGACGAACTCATTTCCGGCAAAACCGTCGACACCAATAGCGCCTATCTCGCCGATCAACTCACCCGCTGCGGCATTGCCACCATCGCCCACTGGACCGTCGGCGACTGCCAGAGCATCATCGCCAAGACGATTGCCGACGCGGCCGCCGTCGCCGAGATCGTGCTCGTCAGCGGCGGACTGGGCCCGACATCCGACGACGTCACCCGCCAGGCCCTGGCTGATGTCCTGGGCGCCGGTCTCCAGATCGACCCGCCCTCGCTGGAGGTTATCGAGGCGTTCTTTCGCTCGCGTGGGCTGACGATGGCCGCGACCAACCGCATGCAGGCGATGGTGCCCGTCGGCGCGCAGGCGCTGCCCAATTCGGCGGGCACGGCCCCGAGCATCGCCGCGGCGGTCGGCCAGGCGATGGTCTACGTCACGCCAGGCGTGCCGCACGAGATGAAGCGCATGTTCGAGCAGCAGATCGCCCCGCGCCTGCCCAGGTCCGGCGCGATCGTTCAGAAGGTGCTGCACACGTTCGGCCTGGGCGAATCGGCCGTCGGAGAAATGCTCGGCGAACTGATGACCCGCGACGGTCCGGTGCTGGTGGGCACGACCGTGGCCGCGGGGCTGGTTTCGATCCGCATCACCGCCAGCGCGCCCGACGCCGAAGAAGGCGCCGCGTGTGTCGAAGGGCTCTGTGTAAAGATCCGCCGGCGGCTGGGAGAGATTGTCTTCGCCGAAGACGAAGACAGCATGGCCGCCCTGATCGGCCAACTGCTCAAGAAAGCCGGCAAGACTCTCGCCACGGCAGAAAGCTGCACCGGCGGAATGATCGGCCAGATGATCACAGCAGTGCCTGGATCGAGCAGCTACTACCTCGGCGGAATGATCACCTACAGCAACGCCCTGAAGGTCTCGCTGCTGGGCGTCAGCGAGGAACTGCTCAAGTCCCACGGGGCCGTCAGCGAGCCCGTCGCCCGAGCAATGGCCGAAGGCTGCCGCGCCCGCACGGGCGCCGACTACGCGCTGTCCGTAACCGGCATCGCCGGCCCTGATGGCGGAACGGCAGAGAAACCCGTGGGCCTGGTGCACATCGCCATGGCTCATGCCGGTGGCACCGAACACATGCGATACGCCTTCCCAAGTTCACGCGAGATCGTCCGCCTGCGCGCGTCGCTTTCGGCGATGAATATGCTCAGGCTGCATCTTGAAAGGAAATGA